The Prevotella melaninogenica nucleotide sequence TATCATATAATTGATAGATGATTGTTCGTATCCTGCAGGCAACTCGACCTGTGGAACATGTATGTCATTGAGGCAATAGGTGCGATGGCAACGCTCACAATAGAAGTGTACGTGCATGTCTTCATCTTCTTCATCGTCATCGCTGAGACATAATTCGTAGCGCACTATATCATTTCCGTCTTCCAACTGATGTACTAAATGTTGCTGTTTGAACAATGCTAATGTACGGAAAATATTTGACTTGTCAATCGTTTGAATCTTTGCTTCCAACTCTTTCATAGAGGCTGGGTTGTCCAATCCTGACAGTGTTCGTGCTATGAGAATGCGATTTGCGGTCAGTCTAATACCATGTGCTTTCAGCAGTGCTTCGATCTGCTTGTCATTCATTTCTTCCATAGTTATAAATTCAATTCTATATTGGGATATTTTAGTTCCAACATCTTGGCTTTTTCCTTTGTTTTCTTTATGAAATCCTGATAAGCCGCAGCCTCTGGATGAAACGGGCGGTGCGCCAATGCCTCTTTGATAGGTCGCCATTCCTCCAGAAACTGTTTGGCTTCTGCAGAGAAACAGGTTGCCACAAGCTGTTCCCAGATGTATTCTACAGCCTGCTCGTTGGGGTGCAGCATATCTGCTTTGTAGAAACGATAGTCGCGCAGTTCGTCGTTCACAATCTCATAGGCTGGGAAGTAATAGACCCTCTCTCCTTCTTCCTTAATCACCTTGTCGGCAGCCAACAGCAGCACAGCCTTTGACAACTGACTTCCGTGATAGCCATATTTGGCATAACGGATAGGGCTGACCGTGATGATAATATTGACCTTTGGATTCGCTTGGCGTAGTAGGGTGATAGCCTCGCGCAGTGCGTCGGCACACTCTTCAACCGTAAGTTCGCGCTCTTCAAACTCTCGTTGTGGACGTTTCTGGCAGTTGTCAACAATCTCGCCTGTAGCTCGCTCCACATAGACAT carries:
- a CDS encoding Fur family transcriptional regulator, with the protein product MNDKQIEALLKAHGIRLTANRILIARTLSGLDNPASMKELEAKIQTIDKSNIFRTLALFKQQHLVHQLEDGNDIVRYELCLSDDDEEDEDMHVHFYCERCHRTYCLNDIHVPQVELPAGYEQSSINYMIKGVCPKCAHRYYIQ
- a CDS encoding GSCFA domain-containing protein → MEFRTIVNIPRPTFELEPCERILFVGSCFADNIGKRFEEEKFRAMVNPFGVMYNPVSVLHTVKKVANYTFDTAVFTLGTNHVYVERATGEIVDNCQKRPQREFEERELTVEECADALREAITLLRQANPKVNIIITVSPIRYAKYGYHGSQLSKAVLLLAADKVIKEEGERVYYFPAYEIVNDELRDYRFYKADMLHPNEQAVEYIWEQLVATCFSAEAKQFLEEWRPIKEALAHRPFHPEAAAYQDFIKKTKEKAKMLELKYPNIELNL